Proteins found in one Pantoea cypripedii genomic segment:
- the iolE gene encoding myo-inosose-2 dehydratase — translation MIKDAFYQAGQPEPKLGVSPLSWVNEVLPQLGAGTSAQQCLAEAAQAGYQGVELSRIFPREPGALRTLLAQHKLHLVSGWHDGFLTERSVQQELDAVHNHAALLQENGAGVMVYGECGWMTDNALDVPLAQRRLLPEEQVQGYAARLSAFAEALHQQYGLRLAYHHHLMMVTETLPEIRALLAACAPSVGLLLDTGHATAAGFAYTQLIDEFADRICHIHLKDVRLDRLQQVRQSGMTFNQAVLAGMFTVPGDGGIDFRPLAQFIARSGYRGWMVVEAEQDPAIAPPLATVTRAQRYVTEHISPAAQ, via the coding sequence ATGATTAAGGATGCGTTTTACCAGGCCGGACAACCGGAACCCAAACTCGGTGTCAGCCCGCTGTCGTGGGTCAATGAAGTGCTGCCACAGCTGGGTGCAGGTACCAGTGCGCAACAATGCCTCGCGGAGGCAGCTCAGGCTGGCTACCAGGGTGTGGAGTTGAGCCGCATCTTCCCACGTGAGCCCGGCGCACTGCGTACTTTGCTGGCACAGCACAAGTTGCATCTGGTCTCCGGCTGGCACGATGGTTTCCTCACGGAGCGGAGCGTGCAGCAGGAACTGGATGCGGTGCATAACCATGCCGCGTTGTTACAGGAAAATGGTGCCGGGGTGATGGTGTATGGCGAATGTGGCTGGATGACAGACAATGCGCTCGATGTCCCGCTGGCCCAGCGTCGCCTGCTACCGGAAGAACAGGTACAGGGCTATGCAGCGCGCCTGTCTGCCTTTGCCGAGGCGTTGCATCAGCAATATGGCCTGCGCCTTGCTTATCACCATCACCTGATGATGGTGACCGAAACCCTGCCAGAAATTCGCGCTTTGCTGGCTGCCTGTGCTCCGTCGGTGGGCCTGTTACTCGACACCGGACATGCCACCGCTGCCGGTTTTGCCTATACCCAGCTGATCGATGAATTTGCTGACCGCATTTGCCATATCCACCTGAAAGACGTGCGGCTGGATCGACTCCAGCAGGTGCGTCAAAGCGGAATGACGTTTAACCAGGCCGTACTGGCAGGAATGTTTACCGTGCCGGGGGATGGCGGCATTGATTTCCGACCACTGGCACAGTTTATCGCTCGCAGCGGCTACCGGGGCTGGATGGTGGTGGAAGCAGAACAGGACCCGGCAATAGCCCCGCCGCTTGCTACCGTCACGCGCGCGCAACGCTATGTTACCGAACATATTTCACCTGCAGCCCAATAA
- a CDS encoding Gfo/Idh/MocA family protein: MTGKKLNVGLIGSGFMGQAHADAWRRAGLLYRNLPLQPVLHTLADATPALAQEAAQRFGFQHSTADWRAMIANPAIDIVDITTPNNMHYDMALAAIRAGKHVYCEKPLTVSLLEAQTLTQEAERAGVKTMVAFNNIKTPAAQLAKQMIERGDIGTPTRFRGWFDQGFFNDPELPWSWRCSREQAGSGSLGDLGSHVVSVAQYLMGPITSVIGQEQLFIDSRPAAGGGSGYGAHASKDAARLKVENDDQFQSLITFANHAGGVIEASRISAGKVFGIAWEVSGTEGTIIMDGERFNELKIARYRDEKHDRGFKTLYAGSQVEQFGGFFGFDFAGGGLGYFDVKVIEIYDLIKGLSGASGCFPDFRFGLENQQIIEAMVRSSASGTRVEVASLRA, from the coding sequence ATGACCGGAAAAAAACTCAACGTCGGCCTGATTGGTTCGGGTTTTATGGGCCAGGCGCATGCCGACGCCTGGCGTCGTGCAGGCTTGTTATATCGTAATCTGCCACTGCAACCGGTGCTGCATACGCTGGCTGATGCCACTCCGGCGCTGGCGCAAGAAGCTGCACAGCGTTTTGGTTTTCAGCACAGCACGGCAGATTGGCGGGCCATGATTGCTAACCCGGCAATCGATATTGTCGACATCACCACCCCGAATAATATGCATTACGACATGGCGCTGGCGGCGATTCGTGCGGGCAAACATGTCTACTGCGAAAAACCCCTCACGGTTTCATTACTGGAAGCGCAAACCCTGACACAGGAAGCGGAACGCGCCGGAGTAAAAACCATGGTGGCGTTTAACAACATCAAAACCCCTGCAGCGCAGCTGGCGAAACAGATGATCGAACGAGGGGATATCGGTACGCCTACCCGTTTTCGTGGCTGGTTTGATCAGGGTTTCTTCAACGACCCGGAGCTGCCGTGGAGCTGGCGCTGTTCGCGCGAGCAGGCCGGTTCTGGCTCCCTCGGCGATCTCGGTTCGCATGTGGTGAGTGTGGCGCAATATCTGATGGGACCGATCACCAGCGTTATCGGTCAGGAGCAGCTGTTTATTGACTCCCGCCCGGCCGCCGGTGGTGGTTCTGGCTATGGTGCACACGCCAGCAAGGATGCGGCACGACTTAAGGTGGAGAATGATGATCAGTTTCAGTCGCTGATTACCTTTGCCAACCATGCCGGAGGGGTGATTGAAGCCTCAAGGATTTCCGCAGGGAAAGTGTTTGGTATCGCCTGGGAAGTGTCTGGCACCGAAGGCACCATCATTATGGATGGCGAGCGTTTTAACGAGCTGAAAATTGCCCGCTATCGCGATGAAAAACACGATCGCGGCTTTAAAACCCTTTATGCCGGTTCTCAGGTGGAACAATTTGGTGGCTTCTTTGGTTTCGACTTCGCGGGCGGTGGACTCGGTTATTTTGACGTCAAAGTGATTGAAATCTATGACCTGATCAAAGGCCTGAGCGGAGCAAGCGGCTGCTTCCCGGATTTCCGCTTCGGCCTGGAGAATCAGCAGATTATTGAAGCGATGGTGCGCTCCTCTGCCAGCGGTACGCGTGTTGAAGTGGCCAGTCTGCGGGCTTAA
- a CDS encoding alpha/beta fold hydrolase, whose product MSEFAQPWSQPVAHLPGFAHFYTTVDGVRLHYVSGGNPQGEVLLLLAGFPQSWYAWHQVMAELGDRYFIIAPDLPGQGDSDKPQAGYGTQSLAEKVQGLMQKLAIERYYLAAHDVGAWVAWPYAMRYSQQVIKLALLDAGIPGVTLPDALPATPDKAWKTWHFAFHLLPDLPEALISGREEIYLEWFLRRKTASPMVFSAADMAEYVRLLKQNGALRAGLAPYREVMHSAAQNRALREQGKLTLPLLAISADQGSIPDMAAPLRQFADNVTGITIAHSGHFIPDEQPQALADALATFFR is encoded by the coding sequence ATGTCTGAATTTGCACAACCCTGGTCACAGCCTGTCGCGCATTTGCCCGGCTTCGCTCATTTTTATACCACGGTGGACGGTGTTCGCCTGCACTACGTCAGCGGGGGAAATCCGCAGGGCGAAGTGTTGTTGCTGCTGGCGGGCTTTCCGCAAAGCTGGTACGCCTGGCATCAGGTCATGGCTGAGTTGGGGGATCGTTATTTCATCATCGCGCCTGATTTGCCAGGGCAGGGTGATTCTGACAAACCACAAGCCGGTTACGGTACCCAGTCGCTGGCGGAAAAAGTGCAGGGTTTAATGCAAAAGCTGGCGATTGAGCGCTACTACCTTGCTGCCCATGATGTCGGGGCCTGGGTAGCGTGGCCCTATGCCATGCGTTACAGCCAGCAGGTGATAAAACTGGCCCTGCTTGATGCGGGCATTCCCGGCGTTACGCTGCCAGATGCCTTACCCGCGACGCCGGATAAAGCGTGGAAGACCTGGCATTTCGCCTTCCATTTATTGCCGGATCTGCCGGAGGCGTTAATCAGTGGCCGTGAAGAGATTTATCTGGAATGGTTTTTGCGACGTAAAACCGCCAGTCCGATGGTGTTTAGCGCTGCGGATATGGCGGAATACGTGCGTCTGCTGAAACAAAATGGCGCGCTGCGCGCCGGACTGGCACCGTATCGTGAAGTGATGCACTCAGCCGCACAGAATCGGGCCTTACGCGAGCAGGGCAAATTAACGTTGCCGCTACTGGCGATCAGTGCCGATCAGGGATCCATCCCCGACATGGCGGCGCCCCTGCGGCAGTTCGCGGACAACGTTACCGGCATAACCATTGCCCACAGCGGCCACTTCATCCCTGATGAGCAGCCGCAGGCGCTGGCTGATGCGCTGGCGACGTTTTTCCGTTAA
- a CDS encoding TetR/AcrR family transcriptional regulator yields MSEQPRIVRERGRPRQFDLDVALDRAMLVFREKGYHSASISDLSEAMQLTAGSIYKAFTDKHGLFLQVFARYTSLRNHDLRQRLAQQPDGRARIAELLRFYLESASDMEGRRGCLVVGSTVELQLLDDELAAGVRAALLRNQQSILQLIEQGQQDGSINPQHDAQALGGVLLCLVLGMRVAGKMQDLPAGEQLIATTLTLLD; encoded by the coding sequence ATGTCAGAGCAGCCACGGATCGTGCGGGAGCGCGGCCGTCCACGCCAGTTCGACCTCGACGTTGCCCTAGATCGCGCCATGCTGGTGTTCCGTGAAAAGGGTTATCACAGCGCCTCGATCAGCGATTTGAGTGAGGCGATGCAGCTCACCGCCGGAAGTATCTACAAAGCGTTTACTGACAAGCACGGCCTGTTCCTGCAAGTGTTCGCGCGGTACACCTCACTGCGAAATCATGATTTGCGCCAGCGGCTGGCACAACAACCTGATGGCAGGGCGCGTATCGCCGAGCTGCTGCGTTTTTACCTCGAATCTGCCAGCGATATGGAAGGGCGGCGGGGTTGCCTGGTGGTCGGTAGCACCGTTGAATTACAACTGCTGGATGACGAGCTGGCCGCAGGCGTGCGCGCTGCATTGCTGCGTAATCAGCAATCGATTCTGCAATTGATCGAACAGGGCCAGCAGGATGGTTCGATTAATCCGCAACATGATGCCCAGGCACTGGGTGGCGTGTTGTTGTGTCTGGTGCTGGGGATGCGTGTGGCTGGCAAAATGCAGGATTTACCGGCAGGTGAGCAGCTGATTGCTACCACGCTGACGCTGCTCGATTAA